The DNA region TATTGCGAACGCGTATACGCAAGAGAAGGTCTCGACGTTGTGTTTAAAATAACGCCGTTCAATCCGCCTGAGCTCGATTCGATTCTAGAGGAGCAAGGCTACTCCGTTCTTGACCCCACGAGTCTCAAAGTGCTGGATAGTCTGGACCATGCGCCCGCTCCGACATATCAGGACGTGACCGTCTATGAACAGTTGAGCAGCGAATGGATGGATGACCTGACTGGGATTACGGGGCTCTCGGCAAGAAACCGGGAGATTAAACAGCAGCTGTTCAGCCGCTCTTCTATCCCTTACGGCTTCTTTACCTTATATGATCAAGGCAGGCCGGCGGCTTGCGGAATCGGCGCGCTGGAGGAGAACGTTGTGGGGATATTTGATATTGCAACCGCGCCTGCGTATAGAAAGCGGGACTATGGCACGCAAATCTTATTACATATTCTTCAATGGGCAAGAGTAAAGGGGGCGACCAGCAGTTATCTTCAAGTCGTCCAAACGAATCTTCCGGCTAATCGGCTATATGACCGGCTGCATTACCGGGAATTATACGCTTATTGGTACCGGGCGAAGCATGTTGAATGAAGTGCTCTACCCGCGATGCTAGGTATTTCGCAAGCAGAGTGTAGAAGTAAGTTGAAGCTTCGTGACCCAGGGGTTACTCAATCGGCCGATCGGTTGTATAATCATGGGAGAAGCTAACCTGAAGACCCGGTCTTAGATAAGCTGTCTAAGACGGGTCTTTATTTCAAGTCGGCGTTGGTCTGCCATGCTATCGGTACCAATGATGGGGGGATGAGTGTGCAGGTGGCCGCTTAGCCTTCCGACCGTAAGGGAGTGTTCGAATTTGTATACATACAGGCCGCTGAATGACCTTGATCTCGAGTTGATATGCGGCATTCCGCAAACGCCGGAGGAGCTTTTCTACATGAGTCCGAGATCCAGCCCATGAAATTCGATGAGCGGGAGTTATAAATAACCTTGTCAAGGGCTGCGTTAAAGCGAACGATGAAGATTCGAATAAAACCTTAGGGATCCCCATGAACTGTTCTCGGATTCCGGGTTTAGACCATTAAGGAGGAACATGTATGATTCAGGCTTTTATTTTTGATATGGATGGTGTCATTATTGACAGCGAGCCGCTTCATTTCGAAGTGGACATTCAGGTTATGAAGGATTTTGGGGCTTCGATCACGCAGGAGCAGCTTGAGAAATATGTGGGGATGACCAATCCCGAAATGTGGAAGCTGATCCGGGAAGAATACCACCTGCAGCGGACGGTATCCGAAATCATCGATTATCAATTATCCAATAAAATCAAAATACTGACGGCCCGCGAAATGGAGCCGATTGATGGAATTCGCGAGCTACTCGCGGATTTGAAGGCCAGCGGCATTCCCGTCGGGATCGCCTCCTCTTCGCCACCTGTATTTATCAAAGCGGTGCTTGACAAGTTCGGTCTGCTGGACGCCTTTAACTGTATCGTAAGCGGGGAGGAGGTCGAGAGGGGCAAGCCTGCACCGGATGTATATCTGAAGGCAGCCGAATTGCTTGGCGTGGAGCCTGCTTCCTGCATGGTGCTCGAAGACGCACGGCATGGTATTGCTGCCGCCAAAGCGGCCGGCATGCAATGTATCGGTTATGTCAATCCAAATTCCGGTAATCAGGATCTTTCTGCCGCCGATTATGTCGTCCGATCCATCGCGGAAGTGGGCGCAATATGCCAGCTGAAGAGTTAGCTTGTAACAGCTCGGTCCTTGTAAGGGCTGGGCTTTATTTTTTACGTATTGTGGAATGAAGCCAACTAATCTACATGAATCCTCGTTAATATAATAGCAGCTACTAATAGCTAGACCTAAGTCTAGGATGATTATCGTCTGGAGACGGAAGATATCGCCACTCGTTCATGGTATCCTTTCATTAACTTGAGCAGGAGATAGGCGGGAACAGGATGTATTGCCTCGATCTTTCGGAATGTCACGGATTACCCGGATGATTGATGACCCGGCAGTAATATAAGTAACCAAGCAGAGGAGCACGTATTGAATGGAGTTTTTACGTAACTTAGGCGATATCGGCTTATTTATTCATGCGATGATTGATGCCATTATTTTTCCGATCCCTGCGTTGTTTTCGCAATTATCTTTAAGCGTACTAACCCCGGAGCGAGCGATCTGGCTGGCAACGATCGGGTTTATCGGATGTATTCTCGGAACGCCGATCGGTTATGGCATCGGCAAAGCTTCCGGACATCTGGTTCTCAGCAAGATGCTCAAGAAGAAATGGTATGATTCGGCAACAGGCTTGTTTCAGAAACACGGAGAGGCTGCTATTCTGGTCGGTGCATTCACGCCCATCCCCTTCAAAATTTTTACCATTTTATCCGGCTGCATGAACTACCCGCTGTGGAAGCTCCTCAGCTATGCGGCGATCGGGCGGGCGTTCAAATTTTACACGGTCGGCGTATTGTTCTATATATACGGCAGAGCCGCCGAGCATATGGTTGATCATGTGCTGACCATCATTCTGCTGTTTGCCGGTGCACTCATCGGGGGGATATGGTTTACGATCCATACGGTGAAGAAACGAAAGAAGAAGCAAGCGGAGCAGCTGCATACTCCAACAGGAACAGAAGCAGCGGATCAAGATCAAGTATCGGCAGGTGGGAACTAATATGCTGGAACGCGTTCAACGGTGGGATTATCAATTGTTCGTATGGTGCAACCAATCGATCAGCAGCCGGATATTTGACCGGTTGTTCGGCGGGATTACACATCTGGGGGGTGCCATTTCGACGATAGCGAGCGCATTGCTGATCGCCTGGTTTGCCCACGAGGCGTGGGATGTATCGGCGTACCAAAGCGCGATCGCACTGCTCATCAGCCACATTATAGTGGTATTGATCAAAAAAGGAGTGCGGAGAAACCGGCCGTTCCGGGCTTTGGAGCAAGTCAAGGTTGGGAACTTCCCGCTTAAGGACTATTCGTTTCCATCGGGTCATACCTCAGCGATCTTTGCGGTGATCACGCCGGTATTATTTCTCGTGTCCCCGATGTACACCTGTTTGTTGCTGTTTCTAGGCGTACTGGTCGGGTTATCCAGAATCTATTGGGGCTATCATTACCCGACGGATTGCTTGGCCGGCGGCGCAATCGGATTCGGGACCGGCTGGCTGGTCGTGTACCTCATGAATGCTGCAGGAATATCTTAACGTCTGATAAGGAGTCGTATCGATGAAATCCAT from Paenibacillus ihbetae includes:
- a CDS encoding GNAT family N-acetyltransferase — its product is MDDKRIEEMTLNAWPAFQTIVRNGWLLRLASGFTKRSNSVSALYSEPSVDLHEQIQYCERVYAREGLDVVFKITPFNPPELDSILEEQGYSVLDPTSLKVLDSLDHAPAPTYQDVTVYEQLSSEWMDDLTGITGLSARNREIKQQLFSRSSIPYGFFTLYDQGRPAACGIGALEENVVGIFDIATAPAYRKRDYGTQILLHILQWARVKGATSSYLQVVQTNLPANRLYDRLHYRELYAYWYRAKHVE
- a CDS encoding phosphatase PAP2 family protein; translated protein: MLERVQRWDYQLFVWCNQSISSRIFDRLFGGITHLGGAISTIASALLIAWFAHEAWDVSAYQSAIALLISHIIVVLIKKGVRRNRPFRALEQVKVGNFPLKDYSFPSGHTSAIFAVITPVLFLVSPMYTCLLLFLGVLVGLSRIYWGYHYPTDCLAGGAIGFGTGWLVVYLMNAAGIS
- a CDS encoding HAD family hydrolase, whose product is MIQAFIFDMDGVIIDSEPLHFEVDIQVMKDFGASITQEQLEKYVGMTNPEMWKLIREEYHLQRTVSEIIDYQLSNKIKILTAREMEPIDGIRELLADLKASGIPVGIASSSPPVFIKAVLDKFGLLDAFNCIVSGEEVERGKPAPDVYLKAAELLGVEPASCMVLEDARHGIAAAKAAGMQCIGYVNPNSGNQDLSAADYVVRSIAEVGAICQLKS
- a CDS encoding YqaA family protein, with protein sequence MEFLRNLGDIGLFIHAMIDAIIFPIPALFSQLSLSVLTPERAIWLATIGFIGCILGTPIGYGIGKASGHLVLSKMLKKKWYDSATGLFQKHGEAAILVGAFTPIPFKIFTILSGCMNYPLWKLLSYAAIGRAFKFYTVGVLFYIYGRAAEHMVDHVLTIILLFAGALIGGIWFTIHTVKKRKKKQAEQLHTPTGTEAADQDQVSAGGN